One window from the genome of Alkalihalobacillus sp. LMS6 encodes:
- a CDS encoding STAS domain-containing protein gives MIKSKDYLKPITDVILDEKVSLASMPPSYDHMDEATLISKLKPWRHELIEVYANSFLKDKEDSEKAIEKWGEAVAGLLVSLDLDLDVALTEITYYRDRIGEIVKNEAEKEGFTFNHLYDVISKFNQIVDLATQKVSQTYMRDFANNIEVAKYAIDELSVPLVQLTDEVGIIPIIGEIDTKRAQYLMTNALDKGSQLGLKYIILDLSGVSVIDTMVAAQIFKVVDALKLVGIETMISGVRPEIAQTMVSLGIKVDLKIYTSLKQAFGTVSIGQ, from the coding sequence ATGATCAAATCCAAAGACTATTTAAAACCAATTACCGATGTAATTTTGGATGAAAAGGTTTCACTCGCGAGTATGCCTCCGTCATATGATCATATGGATGAAGCGACATTAATTTCGAAGCTTAAGCCGTGGAGACATGAGCTAATTGAAGTTTATGCAAACTCATTTTTAAAGGATAAAGAAGACTCTGAGAAAGCGATAGAAAAGTGGGGTGAAGCTGTTGCAGGCTTGCTTGTTTCACTCGACCTAGATTTAGATGTCGCGTTAACAGAGATTACGTATTACCGTGATCGTATCGGCGAAATTGTTAAAAATGAAGCCGAAAAAGAAGGATTTACGTTTAATCATTTGTATGACGTGATTTCGAAATTCAACCAAATTGTTGATTTGGCAACTCAGAAAGTCAGTCAAACCTATATGAGGGATTTCGCAAACAATATTGAAGTGGCGAAATATGCAATTGATGAGTTATCGGTCCCGCTTGTTCAATTAACAGACGAGGTTGGGATTATTCCAATTATCGGTGAAATTGATACAAAACGAGCGCAATATTTGATGACGAATGCTTTAGATAAAGGCTCTCAATTGGGCCTTAAGTATATCATCCTTGATTTATCTGGTGTGAGTGTCATTGATACGATGGTTGCTGCACAAATTTTTAAAGTGGTCGATGCGTTAAAGCTTGTTGGCATCGAAACAATGATTAGTGGCGTCCGTCCTGAAATTGCACAAACAATGGTTTCACTTGGAATAAAAGTTGATTTAAAAATATATACGTCGTTAAAACAAGCATTTGGTACAGTTTCAATTGGCCAATAA
- a CDS encoding helix-turn-helix domain-containing protein: MDRNHAMIVVSRNVRAIRKESQLSENQLANALGITKKIVAQLESGQTRADWTLVCAICAIFQESEVLERLFGGDPLEVIKLLSDEQEKIIRSKTKGGKIWWKNIKSLGRYKLQQNVISQHYRIIDDLDYRLKSTFNKETAFETLDQLAKDRFEKR, translated from the coding sequence ATGGATCGTAATCATGCGATGATTGTTGTATCTAGAAATGTCCGTGCAATTAGAAAAGAAAGCCAGCTATCGGAAAATCAGTTAGCAAATGCGCTTGGAATAACAAAAAAGATTGTCGCCCAACTTGAATCTGGTCAAACCCGAGCCGACTGGACACTTGTGTGCGCTATTTGTGCGATTTTTCAAGAGAGTGAAGTGCTGGAACGGTTATTTGGTGGAGATCCTCTAGAAGTTATTAAGTTGCTAAGTGATGAGCAAGAAAAGATTATTCGTTCGAAAACAAAAGGCGGTAAAATTTGGTGGAAAAATATAAAATCACTTGGGAGATACAAGCTCCAACAAAATGTGATTAGTCAGCACTATCGAATTATAGATGATTTGGATTACCGTCTAAAAAGTACATTTAATAAGGAAACAGCGTTTGAAACATTAGATCAACTGGCAAAAGATCGCTTTGAGAAAAGATAA
- a CDS encoding helix-turn-helix transcriptional regulator — translation MSNFSQVCIEDIEKRIKESLNIKLMANRLGYSPFHFQKKFQQTFQMTVNEYVRKRRLAQASYLLIHTRKRILDIALLIGFDSQEAFTRAFKKVYGLPPGRYRSLLNHIRKEDRTMEVTPIKGWILAGDEPQNYEVGLDTKNVHQGKQSAYIKANTVKLNGGFVTLMQQFRAEKYRGKRMKLSGFIKTNGIEEYCGLWMRVENKQLDVLQFDNMFNRKISGDTDWNIYSVVLDIPEESELIAFGLNLSGPGQAWLGSLSFQEASKLVPTTNLNWHSEIKLEPQNLSFDD, via the coding sequence ATGTCCAATTTTTCACAGGTTTGTATTGAGGATATAGAAAAGCGAATAAAAGAGTCTTTGAATATTAAATTGATGGCGAACAGGCTCGGTTATTCCCCATTCCATTTTCAAAAGAAATTTCAACAAACGTTTCAAATGACAGTTAATGAGTATGTCCGGAAAAGGCGATTGGCTCAAGCCTCGTATTTACTGATTCATACACGAAAGAGAATTCTTGATATTGCTTTACTTATAGGTTTTGACAGCCAAGAAGCATTTACAAGAGCATTTAAAAAAGTGTATGGATTACCACCTGGACGATATCGTTCTTTACTAAACCATATTAGAAAAGAGGACAGAACAATGGAAGTAACGCCAATTAAAGGATGGATTCTTGCTGGGGATGAACCTCAAAATTATGAAGTAGGGCTAGACACAAAAAATGTTCATCAAGGTAAACAGTCGGCTTACATCAAAGCAAATACTGTAAAGCTAAATGGTGGATTTGTAACGTTAATGCAGCAATTTAGAGCTGAAAAATATCGTGGGAAACGTATGAAACTATCTGGATTTATAAAAACAAATGGAATTGAAGAATATTGTGGTCTCTGGATGCGAGTTGAGAACAAGCAATTAGACGTACTGCAATTTGATAATATGTTTAATCGGAAGATTTCAGGTGATACGGACTGGAATATTTATAGTGTGGTGCTAGATATACCTGAAGAGAGTGAACTAATTGCATTCGGCTTAAATCTATCTGGTCCAGGTCAAGCTTGGTTAGGGAGCCTATCGTTTCAAGAAGCAAGTAAGCTTGTACCGACAACAAATTTAAATTGGCATTCAGAAATAAAATTGGAACCCCAAAATCTCTCTTTTGATGATTAA
- a CDS encoding DUF1541 domain-containing protein has translation MLTKRLIRQTIIFSVGVILFSGCGVHQNGGKPHPLKEHTDQFQSLHQPSDRRDVGDVGYHYTDRVPEQLAVADEPAFPIGSKAIIKSDELPGMQYAVATIKGAYDTTAYEIQYTLADGSDQMTYKWVLAEEFLEFRDEPFKNGELVQVDPDALPDLNGANVQIVDHQETTVYMVDFISTSKEEIENFKWVSEEDLQPLTQKRVD, from the coding sequence GTGCTCACAAAACGATTGATAAGACAAACGATCATCTTCAGTGTCGGTGTCATTCTTTTTTCTGGCTGTGGCGTTCATCAAAATGGTGGAAAGCCTCACCCGCTTAAAGAACATACAGATCAGTTCCAATCCCTTCATCAGCCGTCAGACCGGCGCGATGTTGGTGACGTCGGTTACCATTATACCGATCGTGTACCAGAACAACTTGCCGTTGCGGACGAACCTGCATTTCCTATTGGTTCAAAAGCAATAATCAAGTCCGATGAGTTACCAGGTATGCAGTATGCCGTTGCAACCATTAAAGGTGCTTACGATACAACCGCTTATGAAATTCAATATACGCTGGCAGACGGGTCTGATCAGATGACTTATAAATGGGTACTTGCGGAAGAATTTCTAGAATTTCGCGATGAACCGTTTAAAAACGGTGAGTTGGTTCAAGTGGATCCTGATGCTCTTCCAGACTTAAATGGTGCGAATGTCCAAATTGTTGATCACCAAGAGACCACTGTATACATGGTTGATTTTATTTCTACCTCCAAAGAAGAGATCGAGAACTTTAAGTGGGTTTCAGAAGAGGATCTACAGCCACTTACGCAGAAGCGCGTAGACTAA
- a CDS encoding catalase, which produces MNHQEGSHQTFPPPHGSYRDLHKWDQDQPARLHSQTVGKRGPILKQDNIEHETLQTFIHEKITERPVHVKGFGAFGYFETYYSMSPYTSLSFMQQPGTQVPVFVRFSLAVSTKGTPDTSRNVRGFSTKFYTNEGIYDLVCNHIPVFSVRDTIRFPEAIKAFLPSPKNNLIDPDRFWSFVARAPESLHFVLRVYSNMGTVKSLRHIPGHSVNTYVWKNSQGDRRYIKLAWFPFAGEQYIRNGEAVKLAGEQPDVAGQDLYDTIAGGGVVEYGLYVQVMDMEAADQLPYDPLDDTKTWDENQFPFIPIGKMTLNKNPDNYMEQVEKAAFSPSHLLEGVELSDDKMLQGRANIYWDSQRYRIGPEFRKVPVNHQGNWSPGNLVTSGDGRYVEGVLQRSDLEKQDDYAQPRMFYEALPSQEKADLVENIASQLKSVAGDVQSVVIDEMNEVSTDLANRINNAMQA; this is translated from the coding sequence ATGAATCATCAAGAGGGAAGCCATCAGACTTTTCCCCCGCCACATGGGTCGTATCGTGATTTACATAAATGGGACCAGGATCAGCCCGCAAGGTTACATTCTCAAACAGTCGGCAAACGAGGACCTATTCTCAAGCAAGACAACATTGAGCACGAAACGCTTCAAACCTTTATCCATGAAAAGATTACCGAGCGACCTGTGCATGTTAAAGGGTTTGGTGCTTTTGGCTATTTTGAAACGTATTATTCCATGTCACCCTATACATCTCTGTCATTTATGCAACAGCCGGGAACACAGGTGCCTGTGTTTGTCCGTTTTTCTTTGGCAGTAAGTACAAAAGGAACGCCAGACACGTCAAGAAATGTTCGGGGTTTCTCAACGAAATTTTATACGAATGAAGGGATTTACGATCTAGTCTGCAACCATATCCCTGTGTTTTCTGTACGGGATACTATCCGTTTTCCGGAAGCGATTAAAGCATTTTTACCTTCACCGAAAAACAATCTCATTGATCCTGATCGTTTTTGGAGTTTTGTGGCGCGTGCGCCAGAATCACTCCATTTCGTCTTACGCGTTTACTCCAATATGGGAACAGTGAAGAGCTTGCGCCACATCCCAGGGCATAGCGTCAATACATATGTGTGGAAAAATAGTCAAGGAGACCGTCGCTATATCAAGCTTGCTTGGTTTCCGTTTGCTGGAGAGCAATATATTCGTAATGGAGAAGCGGTGAAATTAGCTGGAGAGCAACCTGATGTTGCCGGTCAAGATTTATACGATACAATTGCAGGTGGAGGCGTTGTGGAATACGGTTTATACGTACAAGTCATGGATATGGAGGCGGCAGACCAGTTGCCTTATGATCCGCTAGACGACACAAAAACTTGGGATGAAAATCAGTTCCCGTTCATACCGATTGGAAAAATGACATTAAATAAAAATCCAGATAACTATATGGAGCAAGTAGAAAAAGCAGCTTTTTCTCCTAGTCATTTACTCGAGGGTGTGGAGCTCTCAGATGACAAGATGCTTCAAGGGAGAGCAAATATTTATTGGGACTCTCAGCGTTATCGAATTGGTCCGGAATTTCGTAAAGTCCCTGTGAATCATCAAGGGAATTGGTCACCTGGAAATCTTGTTACGAGTGGCGATGGTCGTTATGTAGAAGGCGTCTTGCAACGTTCGGATTTAGAAAAGCAAGATGATTATGCTCAGCCACGCATGTTCTATGAAGCATTACCATCACAAGAAAAAGCAGATTTGGTGGAAAATATTGCGTCTCAACTTAAAAGTGTGGCAGGAGATGTTCAGTCTGTTGTGATCGATGAGATGAATGAAGTATCGACGGACTTAGCCAATCGAATAAACAATGCTATGCAAGCATAA
- a CDS encoding multidrug efflux SMR transporter: MKNVILLFLAIGIEVLGTMFMNQSNGFTQWLPSIMVFICYLTALVLCIYLLKELEVGLVNALWSGLGTFAVVLLGILFLNESVSLLKALGMIFVIVGVVLLNLHNHFHQKRSVV, translated from the coding sequence ATGAAAAACGTGATCTTACTCTTTCTTGCCATTGGAATTGAAGTGTTGGGCACAATGTTTATGAATCAATCAAATGGATTCACTCAATGGTTACCATCTATCATGGTTTTCATCTGCTATTTAACCGCACTTGTTTTATGCATTTATCTCCTTAAAGAGCTAGAAGTTGGATTAGTGAATGCCCTATGGTCTGGTTTAGGCACGTTTGCTGTTGTCTTATTAGGTATTTTGTTTTTAAATGAATCTGTCTCATTATTGAAAGCGCTTGGAATGATTTTCGTAATCGTTGGTGTTGTACTTTTAAATCTCCACAATCATTTCCACCAAAAAAGGAGTGTCGTGTAG
- a CDS encoding multidrug efflux SMR transporter, whose translation MGYIFLGTAILFSVIGNLFMKLSRGFKETAPTVLAVLSYIVVTIALTFSIQYMEVGVAYAVWSGTTILLVALIGILFLKESRGWLKYVSLLLISLGVVLLQVAN comes from the coding sequence GTGGGCTATATTTTTTTAGGAACGGCGATACTCTTTTCTGTTATTGGTAACTTATTTATGAAGCTGTCTCGAGGATTTAAAGAAACAGCACCTACTGTTTTAGCTGTTCTTTCGTATATTGTTGTGACGATCGCTTTGACCTTTTCAATTCAATACATGGAAGTCGGCGTTGCTTATGCGGTTTGGTCTGGTACAACCATTCTCCTCGTGGCCTTAATTGGCATTTTATTTTTAAAAGAATCAAGAGGGTGGTTAAAATATGTATCGCTACTGTTGATTTCACTCGGTGTGGTTCTACTTCAGGTAGCCAATTGA
- a CDS encoding GNAT family N-acetyltransferase: protein MIRLAQLEDAQGIATVHVHAWLTTYTGIIKEEILARMSIEGRTTLWKRHLNDREQLIYVYEQNEDVVGFASATKSTANVLTLYILKDYQGKGGGKARLKALFKDLVDLNHQEASVAVLEANNSKLFYEKMGASLKKRTDVPEYGAGNVLLTYTWNELTKA, encoded by the coding sequence ATGATTCGATTGGCACAACTCGAAGATGCTCAAGGCATCGCCACAGTTCATGTGCATGCGTGGCTGACCACTTACACGGGAATTATAAAAGAAGAGATTCTGGCACGAATGAGTATTGAAGGTCGTACGACACTGTGGAAGCGGCATTTAAATGACCGTGAACAGCTCATTTATGTCTATGAACAGAATGAAGATGTTGTCGGCTTTGCGAGTGCCACGAAGTCAACGGCTAACGTGCTAACGCTATATATTCTAAAAGACTATCAAGGAAAAGGCGGAGGAAAAGCACGACTTAAGGCTTTGTTTAAAGATCTAGTGGATCTCAATCATCAAGAAGCTTCTGTTGCTGTTTTAGAAGCAAATAACAGTAAATTATTTTACGAGAAAATGGGAGCAAGTTTGAAAAAGAGAACCGACGTGCCTGAGTATGGTGCAGGAAATGTGCTGCTTACTTATACATGGAATGAGTTAACGAAAGCGTGA
- a CDS encoding nucleotidyltransferase domain-containing protein: MTVDECAKTIVADRFPSCDLALLAGSVSRNEQTATSDLDIVVFDQSVTSSFRESFYEGNWPIELFVHSFTSYRTIFTADQENGIPSMPRMVAQGRVLIEENRPFYQQIKTEAQAILSEGPPPWSTQTQVEKRYFLTDTLDDLRGATRNEELWFIVNHLMEQLGEFVLRMNQQWMGRSKWLYRSLQAYDSDYAKCFFHSFQHFYQTGDVKKVVALVEQALEDTGGPMFAGFSIGKT; this comes from the coding sequence ATGACTGTAGATGAATGTGCAAAAACGATTGTAGCTGATCGGTTTCCTTCGTGTGATCTTGCTTTACTTGCAGGCAGTGTATCAAGAAATGAACAAACCGCTACATCTGATTTAGACATTGTTGTGTTTGATCAAAGTGTCACTTCGTCGTTTCGAGAGTCGTTTTACGAGGGCAATTGGCCAATTGAGCTATTTGTTCACTCTTTTACGTCTTATCGGACCATTTTTACAGCGGATCAAGAGAACGGTATTCCTTCCATGCCACGAATGGTTGCGCAGGGACGTGTTCTTATTGAGGAAAATCGCCCGTTTTATCAACAAATTAAAACAGAAGCCCAGGCGATATTGTCGGAAGGGCCGCCGCCATGGTCAACGCAAACTCAAGTGGAAAAGCGCTATTTTTTAACAGATACGCTGGATGATTTACGAGGGGCAACGAGGAATGAAGAATTATGGTTTATTGTGAATCATTTAATGGAACAGCTAGGAGAATTTGTTCTACGAATGAATCAGCAATGGATGGGGCGCTCAAAATGGCTCTATCGAAGTTTGCAGGCATATGATTCAGACTATGCGAAATGTTTCTTTCATTCCTTTCAGCACTTCTATCAAACAGGAGATGTGAAAAAGGTAGTCGCACTCGTTGAGCAAGCACTTGAAGATACTGGTGGACCGATGTTTGCTGGATTCTCAATTGGAAAAACTTAA
- a CDS encoding TrkA family potassium uptake protein produces the protein MRHAKKSCIVIGLGTFGKSICEELIRLGHEVLAVDRNIHKVEDVRDIVSQSVCLDATEERDLKTLGLNQFDIGVVAIGSSIQASILAAVNLKEFDVPTVWAKAETPHHRLLLERLSIDHIVLPEVDMGVRIAQNMVSSSFVDRIALSNQYSIAELVADRQIAKKTIGELAFKQRYQLNLVALQTKDDLNITPMVDDTIFEGDLLIVLGRDEDIARFQEAEFA, from the coding sequence ATGCGACACGCAAAAAAGTCATGTATCGTTATTGGATTAGGAACGTTTGGAAAAAGCATTTGCGAAGAGCTTATTCGCCTTGGACATGAAGTTTTAGCGGTTGATCGCAACATTCATAAAGTGGAGGATGTTCGCGACATCGTTTCTCAGAGCGTTTGTTTAGATGCTACAGAAGAACGTGATTTAAAAACGTTAGGATTAAATCAGTTTGACATTGGTGTCGTTGCGATTGGCTCAAGTATTCAAGCGAGTATTTTAGCCGCAGTAAACTTAAAGGAATTTGATGTACCGACCGTTTGGGCAAAAGCAGAAACCCCACATCATCGATTACTACTTGAACGGCTAAGCATCGATCATATTGTCTTACCCGAAGTGGATATGGGTGTCCGCATCGCTCAGAATATGGTTTCTTCCTCATTTGTGGACCGCATTGCATTGTCCAATCAATATAGCATTGCGGAGCTTGTAGCGGATCGACAAATTGCAAAAAAAACGATCGGTGAATTGGCATTTAAACAACGCTATCAGCTTAATTTAGTCGCTTTACAAACAAAAGATGATTTAAACATTACACCAATGGTAGACGACACTATTTTTGAAGGGGATTTATTGATTGTTCTTGGTAGAGACGAAGATATCGCTCGTTTCCAAGAGGCGGAATTTGCGTGA
- a CDS encoding TrkH family potassium uptake protein gives MKVNPPQVLAFSFLFVILIGTISLKLPIASEGSLSWTDALFTATSATTVTGLVVVDTGSFFTTFGQVVLMMLMQVGGLGLMTFAVVIALLLGKKIGLTSRLLVQESFNQPTIGGMVSLVKLIVIFTFTVEAIAIMLLAIRWVPEYGWQEGLFVSTFHAISAFNNAGFSTWADSLSGYVGDPLVNLVITCLFIIGGIGFVVLADILKRKSFRKLQLHTKLMLVGTLIVNSIAMLVIFLLEYQNPATIGTFSLTDQLWASYFQAVTPRTAGFNSIDIGSMNEGSLLFMILLMFIGAGSASTGSGIKLTTFLVILIAMYTYLKGRKEAVAFQETISSSIIHRALAITTISALLVFGCVFLLTITEQTPFLATLFEAVSAFGTVGLSMGITANLSEPGKWIIMMLMFAGRIGPVTLAFALAKTESSTIQYKKGNVITG, from the coding sequence ATGAAAGTAAACCCGCCTCAAGTGCTAGCGTTTAGTTTTCTCTTTGTCATTCTAATTGGTACGATTTCTCTTAAACTGCCGATTGCCTCTGAAGGGTCGCTTTCATGGACAGATGCTTTATTCACTGCGACATCTGCTACGACGGTGACAGGATTGGTTGTTGTTGATACAGGGAGCTTCTTCACAACATTCGGTCAGGTTGTGCTCATGATGCTCATGCAAGTTGGTGGGCTTGGCTTAATGACCTTTGCAGTTGTCATTGCGCTTCTTTTAGGGAAAAAGATCGGTCTTACAAGTCGACTGCTTGTTCAAGAATCGTTTAACCAACCTACCATTGGCGGTATGGTTTCCCTAGTAAAGCTTATTGTCATCTTCACGTTTACCGTTGAAGCCATCGCAATCATGCTGCTCGCCATTCGCTGGGTACCTGAATACGGCTGGCAAGAAGGTCTATTCGTTAGTACGTTTCACGCCATCTCAGCGTTTAACAACGCAGGCTTCTCCACATGGGCTGACAGTTTATCAGGCTATGTCGGTGACCCGCTTGTGAATCTCGTGATTACGTGCTTATTTATTATTGGTGGAATTGGCTTTGTTGTGCTGGCCGATATCTTGAAGCGTAAATCGTTTCGAAAGCTGCAGCTGCATACAAAGCTTATGCTTGTTGGAACACTTATTGTCAATAGCATTGCGATGCTTGTGATCTTTTTGTTAGAGTATCAAAATCCCGCCACCATTGGTACGTTTTCATTAACCGATCAACTATGGGCGTCTTATTTTCAAGCAGTGACACCGCGAACAGCAGGTTTTAATTCCATTGATATTGGCTCAATGAATGAAGGAAGTCTCCTCTTTATGATCTTGCTCATGTTTATAGGCGCCGGAAGTGCCTCAACAGGTAGTGGCATCAAATTAACGACGTTCCTAGTCATTCTTATTGCGATGTACACGTATTTAAAAGGCAGAAAAGAAGCCGTGGCTTTTCAAGAAACCATTTCTAGCTCGATTATTCATCGAGCGTTAGCCATTACAACGATAAGCGCATTACTCGTTTTCGGCTGTGTCTTTCTTCTTACAATTACTGAACAAACGCCGTTTTTAGCCACGCTATTTGAAGCAGTATCTGCTTTTGGTACGGTTGGTTTGTCGATGGGAATCACCGCGAATTTAAGTGAACCTGGGAAATGGATCATCATGATGCTCATGTTCGCAGGTCGAATCGGTCCAGTCACTCTTGCTTTTGCCCTTGCAAAAACAGAATCATCGACCATTCAATACAAAAAAGGAAACGTCATTACAGGATAA
- the ytvI gene encoding sporulation integral membrane protein YtvI codes for MSKRSIVLLIGTIGLIVAGYFILPVSLPLIVAFITAICLAPFVRLCIKYVKVNRMIAVLLVFAAFLVFLLGIGYLLITVVIAQGTLFLERLPTYITNINEAWNGWLISLEALSEQFPQEMIVAINSETTHLLDNLRTSVSQIDVIGISTSVMASIPGYFISFLVFIIALFLFLLELPRIQAGFYHYLTSETKQKVHYMLQRFSGVIIGFLKAQFIVSIPIFLVSLIGLFIIVPEVALIMALIIWIIDFIPLIGSIVILAPWAIYQMFMGQMTLGIQLLVLAAVLLIIRRTVEPKVMGTHIGLSPLLTLISMYLGARLLGVMGLFLGPLLVIAFTSAKEAGMIRMKGKI; via the coding sequence ATGTCAAAGAGATCTATTGTTCTTCTAATTGGTACGATTGGCCTCATTGTTGCAGGTTATTTCATTCTACCAGTCTCTCTTCCCCTCATCGTCGCGTTTATTACTGCCATTTGCTTAGCTCCTTTTGTCCGACTCTGTATAAAGTATGTAAAGGTGAATCGGATGATTGCTGTTTTGCTTGTATTTGCTGCATTCCTTGTGTTTTTACTTGGGATAGGATATCTTCTTATAACCGTTGTAATTGCTCAAGGAACGTTGTTTTTAGAGCGGTTGCCGACGTATATCACAAACATCAATGAAGCGTGGAATGGTTGGTTAATTTCATTGGAAGCATTATCAGAACAATTTCCACAAGAGATGATTGTCGCGATTAATAGCGAGACGACACATTTGCTAGATAATTTACGTACAAGCGTGAGTCAAATTGATGTTATTGGCATTTCAACAAGTGTGATGGCAAGTATACCTGGGTATTTTATTTCATTTCTCGTTTTTATTATCGCATTATTTCTCTTTTTATTAGAACTTCCACGTATTCAAGCGGGATTCTACCACTATTTAACGAGTGAAACGAAGCAAAAAGTCCATTATATGCTGCAGCGATTTTCTGGCGTCATAATCGGCTTTTTAAAAGCGCAATTTATTGTGAGTATCCCTATATTTCTCGTATCGTTAATTGGCTTATTTATTATTGTTCCTGAGGTTGCGCTAATCATGGCTCTTATTATTTGGATCATTGATTTTATCCCGTTAATAGGGTCGATTGTTATTCTAGCACCGTGGGCTATTTATCAAATGTTTATGGGGCAGATGACTTTAGGCATACAGCTTCTCGTTCTAGCAGCTGTTTTGCTTATTATCCGAAGAACAGTAGAGCCGAAAGTGATGGGCACACACATTGGTTTGTCGCCGTTGTTAACGCTCATTTCCATGTACTTAGGTGCTCGTTTGTTGGGTGTAATGGGTTTATTTCTTGGACCGTTACTTGTGATTGCGTTTACATCAGCTAAAGAGGCTGGGATGATTCGAATGAAAGGCAAAATATAA
- a CDS encoding GDSL-type esterase/lipase family protein translates to MHTYLAIGDSLTTAEGSSSQSEDAQGFVLPYLRHLKTELREPIQLKTLVQNTATARQLYWFASNYQYEQTIYDATVITITIGRNDFLDAFEIAKLTKSDRTLSQTDALTYQALEALIRYIVEIKEHARQHYFIRIFNLYNPYPEADLLDEVIRRYNQKLMKLETYKQVKIINAYDAFQTNTDTLLATDHEQPNDAGYQTLVDALIESGLSPLKKP, encoded by the coding sequence ATGCATACGTATCTAGCCATAGGGGATTCACTTACAACAGCGGAAGGGTCTTCTAGCCAATCGGAAGACGCTCAAGGTTTTGTTCTCCCTTATTTACGACATTTAAAGACGGAATTAAGAGAGCCCATCCAGCTTAAAACACTTGTTCAGAACACGGCAACTGCACGCCAGCTATACTGGTTTGCATCGAATTATCAATATGAACAAACCATTTATGACGCAACCGTTATCACGATCACAATCGGTAGAAATGATTTTCTTGATGCGTTTGAAATCGCCAAGCTTACTAAATCGGATCGTACTCTTTCACAAACGGACGCGCTTACGTATCAAGCACTAGAAGCATTAATTCGATACATTGTTGAAATAAAAGAACATGCACGTCAACATTACTTTATCCGAATTTTCAATTTATATAATCCGTATCCTGAAGCTGATTTACTCGATGAAGTCATTCGCCGCTACAATCAAAAATTAATGAAGTTAGAAACGTACAAACAGGTTAAGATTATTAATGCCTATGATGCTTTTCAAACGAACACAGACACGTTGCTTGCAACCGATCATGAGCAACCGAATGATGCTGGCTATCAAACGTTGGTAGACGCATTAATTGAATCTGGCTTGTCACCACTAAAAAAACCGTAA